The Camelus ferus isolate YT-003-E chromosome 4, BCGSAC_Cfer_1.0, whole genome shotgun sequence genome has a segment encoding these proteins:
- the TRAF1 gene encoding TNF receptor-associated factor 1 isoform X2: MASGSATSPRSAPDENEFPFGCPPTVCRDPPEPRPLCCAACLPENVRNSEDRICPKCKGDDAPSESPGGLLSQDKDHPEVAEAGVGCPFANVGCSFKGSPKLMQEHEATSQVTHLNLLLGFMKQWKAQLGSGLGSGPMALEQNLSDLQLQGAVEVAGDLEVDCYRAPCSESQEELALQHFMKEKLLTELEGKLCVFENIVAVLNKEVEASHLALAASIHQSQLDREHILSLEQRVVELQQTLAQKDQALGKLEQSLRLMEEASFDGTFLWKITNVTRRCHESACGRTVSLFSPAFYTAKYGYKLCLRLYLNGDGTGKRTHLSLFIVIMRGEYDALLPWPFRNKQ; the protein is encoded by the exons ATGGCCTCTGGCTCAGCCACCAGCCCCCGCTCGGCCCCCGATGAGAACGAGTTCCCATTTGGGTGTCCCCCCACCGTCTGCCGGGACCCACCAGAGCCCAGACCCCTCTGCTGTGCTGCATGTCTCCCTGAGAACGTGAG GAACAGCGAGGATCGGATCTGCCCCAAATGCAAGGGGGACGATGCCCCATCTGAAAGCCCAGGAGGCCTTCTGTCTCAGGACAAG GATCACCCCGAGGTGGCTGAGGCTGGAGTTGGGTGCCCCTTTGCAAATGTTGGCTGCTCCTTCAAG GGGAGCCCAAAGCTCATGCAAGAGCATGAGGCCACCTCCCAGGTCACCCACCTGAACCTGCTGTTGGGGTTCATGAAACAGTGGAAGGCCCAGCTGGGCTCTGGCCTGGGGTCTGGACCCATGGCCCTGGAGCAGAATCTGTCAGACCTGCAACTGCAGGGGGCTGTGGAGGTGGCTGGGGACCTGGAGGTGGACTGCTACCGAGCCCCCTGCTCTGAGAGCCAGGAGGAGCTGGCCCTGCAGCACTTCATGAAGGAGAAGCTCCTGACCGAGCTGGAGGGGAAGCTGTGCGTGTTTGAGAATATTGTCGCCGTCCTCAACAAGGAGGTGGAGGCCTCCCACCTGGCCCTGGCCGCCTCCATCCACCAGAGCCAGCTGGACCGCGAGCACATCCTAAGCTTGGAACAGAGG GTGGTGGAGTTGCAGCAGACCCTGGCCCAGAAGGACCAGGCTCTGGGCAAGCTGGAGCAGAGCCTCCGCCTCATGGAGGAGGCCTCCTTTGACGGCACCTTCCTGTGGAAGATCACCAATGTCACCAGGCGGTGCCACGAGTCAGCCTGCGGCAGGACCGTCAGCCTCTTCTCCCCAG CTTTCTACACGGCCAAGTACGGCTACAAGTTGTGTCTGCGGCTCTACCTGAATGGGGATGGGACGGGGAAGAGGACCCACCTGTCGCTCTTCATCGTGATCATGAGAGGCGAGTACGATGCTCTGCTGCCATGGCCTTTCCGGAACAAG
- the TRAF1 gene encoding TNF receptor-associated factor 1 isoform X1, producing MASGSATSPRSAPDENEFPFGCPPTVCRDPPEPRPLCCAACLPENVRNSEDRICPKCKGDDAPSESPGGLLSQDKDHPEVAEAGVGCPFANVGCSFKGSPKLMQEHEATSQVTHLNLLLGFMKQWKAQLGSGLGSGPMALEQNLSDLQLQGAVEVAGDLEVDCYRAPCSESQEELALQHFMKEKLLTELEGKLCVFENIVAVLNKEVEASHLALAASIHQSQLDREHILSLEQRVVELQQTLAQKDQALGKLEQSLRLMEEASFDGTFLWKITNVTRRCHESACGRTVSLFSPAFYTAKYGYKLCLRLYLNGDGTGKRTHLSLFIVIMRGEYDALLPWPFRNKVTFMLLDQNNREHAIDAFRPDLSSASFQRPQSETNVASGCPLFFPLNKLQSPKHAYVKDDTMFLKCIVETNA from the exons ATGGCCTCTGGCTCAGCCACCAGCCCCCGCTCGGCCCCCGATGAGAACGAGTTCCCATTTGGGTGTCCCCCCACCGTCTGCCGGGACCCACCAGAGCCCAGACCCCTCTGCTGTGCTGCATGTCTCCCTGAGAACGTGAG GAACAGCGAGGATCGGATCTGCCCCAAATGCAAGGGGGACGATGCCCCATCTGAAAGCCCAGGAGGCCTTCTGTCTCAGGACAAG GATCACCCCGAGGTGGCTGAGGCTGGAGTTGGGTGCCCCTTTGCAAATGTTGGCTGCTCCTTCAAG GGGAGCCCAAAGCTCATGCAAGAGCATGAGGCCACCTCCCAGGTCACCCACCTGAACCTGCTGTTGGGGTTCATGAAACAGTGGAAGGCCCAGCTGGGCTCTGGCCTGGGGTCTGGACCCATGGCCCTGGAGCAGAATCTGTCAGACCTGCAACTGCAGGGGGCTGTGGAGGTGGCTGGGGACCTGGAGGTGGACTGCTACCGAGCCCCCTGCTCTGAGAGCCAGGAGGAGCTGGCCCTGCAGCACTTCATGAAGGAGAAGCTCCTGACCGAGCTGGAGGGGAAGCTGTGCGTGTTTGAGAATATTGTCGCCGTCCTCAACAAGGAGGTGGAGGCCTCCCACCTGGCCCTGGCCGCCTCCATCCACCAGAGCCAGCTGGACCGCGAGCACATCCTAAGCTTGGAACAGAGG GTGGTGGAGTTGCAGCAGACCCTGGCCCAGAAGGACCAGGCTCTGGGCAAGCTGGAGCAGAGCCTCCGCCTCATGGAGGAGGCCTCCTTTGACGGCACCTTCCTGTGGAAGATCACCAATGTCACCAGGCGGTGCCACGAGTCAGCCTGCGGCAGGACCGTCAGCCTCTTCTCCCCAG CTTTCTACACGGCCAAGTACGGCTACAAGTTGTGTCTGCGGCTCTACCTGAATGGGGATGGGACGGGGAAGAGGACCCACCTGTCGCTCTTCATCGTGATCATGAGAGGCGAGTACGATGCTCTGCTGCCATGGCCTTTCCGGAACAAG GTCACCTTCATGCTGCTGGACCAGAACAACCGTGAGCACGCCATCGATGCCTTCCGGCCCGACCTGAGCTCAGCCTCCTTCCAGCGGCCCCAGAGCGAAACCAACGTGGCGAGTGGCTGCCCGCTCTTCTTCCCCCTTAACAAGCTGCAGTCGCCCAAGCACGCCTACGTGAAGGACGACACCATGTTCCTCAAGTGCATCGTGGAGACAAATGCTTAg